The genome window GCTCCCGGTGATCGAACGCGCCTACACCCCCACCCACGAGGAGGTGGAATCGGCCGAGCAGACCCTTGAGGCCGCCGCCACCGACCCCGGCGCCCAGGCGCTTCCCGATGGGCGCTTCATCGACGCCGCCGTCGTCGCCGCGGCCCACAGAACCCTGACCCTCGCCAACCGCCCCGCCAAGCGCTGATCGCCCCTTCGACCAGGCCCTGCGGGCCTGAGAAGCAAGGGGCGCAGCCCCCGCTTTTCAGGCAAGGCCGTGAAGTTAGGGCTTTGGGAGCGTTGGCAAGTGCGCTCTGGTTCTATGGCTTCTTGGAACGTGGGAAGCGGAGCCCCGGTAGAACTGGCAGTCGACCAAGACAGCCGTTCACAGGACCGGAGGCTCCGCTGTCCGATCAGTGTGTCATCACGCGGGAAATCACGGTAGCCAAGGGCGTGTTCGCCCCGGGGCATCTGGGGGAACTCACCCGGATCATCCCGTTCGAGATGGTCGATGCGGTCCTTGCCGAGACCGGTGCTGTCCAGCAACGGCTGCGGAAGATTCCCGCCCGGGTGGTGGTCTACCTGCTGCTGGCCGCGGCCCTGTTCGAGGACTGCGGCTACCTGGCCGTCTGGCGCAGGCTCACCGCCGCGCTGGAGACGATACCGGTCGTGAAGATCACCGGCGCGGGGCTCTGGGACGCCCGCAGGCGTCTGGGCGTGCGGCCCATGCGGGCCCTGTTCGATCTGCTGCGCGGGCCGGCCACGGTGATCCGCACCCGCGGCGCCCGCTTCAAGGGCCTGCTGGCCGTTGCGATCGACGGCACCTACCTCGACGTTCCCGACAGCCCGCCGCACCGGGCCCGTCTGGGCAAGGGGTCCAACCGGTTCGGAACTGCCGGCTACCCGCAGATCTGCCTGACCGCGCTGGTGGCCTGTGGCACCCGGGCGATCCTGGATGCCGCCTTCGGACCGCGCTCCCAGGGAGAGACCGGACACGGCAGGCGGCTCATGCGCTCCCTGCACGCCGGAATGATCGTCCTGCTGGACCGGGGCTTTTCGGGCAACGCGTTCCTGACAGCCGTCGCCGCCACCGAAGCCTCCTTCCTCGCACGCATCACTGCCACCCGCAAACCTCCCGTCCTGGCCCGCTTCGGCGACGGCTCCCACCTCTCCCGCTTCGGCGCCCTCGAGGTCCGCATCATCGAATGCGAGATCACCGTCACCACCAGCCAGGGCCGCCGCACCGGGCTCTACCGGCTGGCCACCAACCTCCTGGACCACCACCGCTACCCGGCATCCGACCTGGTCAGTCTGTATCACGAGCGGTGGGAAGTGGAGTCCGCCTACTTCGCGATCAAGAAAACGATGCTGGGCCGGCGGGTCCTGCGCTCCACCACTCCGCCCGGCATCGCCCAGGAGGTCTACGCCCTGCTGAGCGCCTACCAGGCCCTGCGGATCGCTATCGCCGACGCCACAGGGGCCACACCCGGAACAGACCCGGACCGGGCCAGCTTCAGCGTTGCCCTGCGATGCGCCCGCGACCAGATCGTCCAGGCCGCGGGCATCATCGCCGGCACCACGATCGACCTCGTCGGGACGATCGGCCGAACCGTCCTGGAACACCTCATGCCCGCCCGCCGCCTCCGCATCAGCCCCCGCGCAGTGAAACGACCCCTGTCCCGATACGCCTACAAAAGCCTCAATATCGACCGACGCACCTACACAGCCACCCTCAGCATCAACATCTTGACGCCGACGATCAGCCCATAACTTCACGGCCTTGGCTTTTCAGGGGCGCGGGGAACTGCGCGAGAAGCCCCACCGGACCCGCATCCGACAACGCACCCCACCACCCCGGAACGCGAAAACCCACCCGCCCGGAAAGGGCAGGTGGGTCGCGAAACATCGTCAGCTCTTCTCCACGGACTCGGCCTTCTTCTCGCCCCCGGAGCCAGAGGCCTCCGCCTCCGCCGAAGACTCCGCCTCCGCCGAAGACTCCACCACCTCCGAGGACTCCATGGCCTCCGAGCCGTCGTCATCCTTCGGCGCGCTCTCGCCGTCCTTCGCCGCACCCTCGCCCCCGTCACCGTCGGAGACACCCGGCTCGACGATCTCTTCCCGCCCCGGCCGCTTCCGCGCCGACAGGACGATGTAGATCACGGCGAGGACGAAGACGAAGATCGCGGTCCAGTTGTTGAGGCGCATCCCGAGGATGTGGTGGGCCTCGTCGACCCGCATGTACTCGATCCAGAACCGCCCCGCGCAGTACGCGGCGACGTACAGCGCGAACGCCCGCCCGTGCCCGAGCTTGAAGCGCCGGTCGGCCCAGATGACGAGGACCGCGACACCGATGCACCACAGCGACTCGTAGAGGAACGTCGGGTGGTACGTCCCCGGCAGCCGCCCGTCCGTGGAGGACGTGATCTCCACGGCCCACGGCAGATCCGTCGGCTTGCCGTACAGCTCCTGGTTGAACCAGTTGCCCCAGCGCCCGATCGCCTGCGCCAGCGCGATACCGGGGGCGACGGCGTCGGCGTACGCGGGCAGCGGGATACCCCGCCGACGGCAGCCGATCCACGCGCCCACCGCGCCGAGCGCGATCGCGCCCCAGATGCCGAGTCCGCCCTCCCAGACCTTGAAGGCGTCGACCCAGTCACGGCCCTCGCTGAAGTACAGCTCGTAGTCCGTGATCACGTGGTAGAGGCGCCCGCCGATCAGACCGAAGGGCACGGCCCAGACGGCGATGTCGGCGACCGTACCGGCCTGTCCGCCCCGTGCGACCCAGCGTTTGTTGCCGAGCCAGACGGCTACGAAGACACCGATGATGATGCAGAAGGCGTAGCCGCGCAGCGGGACGGGACCGAGGTACAGCACCCCGCGCGACGGGCTGGGAATGTAGGCAAGTTCCATGGCAGGGTCGACGCTACCCTGCCGGGCCCGGCCGACGACGGGCGGCCCGGCAACGGGTCCATAACGCCGTACCACTACTTCCCCGACGCCCCACGGGCCCCCGTGGCCACTCGCCTCACACGCAACTCACCTCCGGCTCACCCCGCGGCCCTCGCCTCCACCATCTGCTTCAGCTTGGCGGGGGTCATGGACTGGTCCGCGTAGATGTTGGTGCCGTTGAGGAAGACGCTCGGGGTGCCGGAGAAGCCGCCCTTCTGGAAGGCCTCGTTCGACTTCGCGACCCAGCTGTTGTGCGTGCCGTCCTCGACACAGGTGCGGAACGCGGCGGTGTCCAGCCCGTCCACCTTCTTCGCCAGGTCGAGGAGTCTGCTCTCGTCGGCGAAGGCGTCGTCCGTCTCGGGCGGCTGGTTCTGGTAGAGCACGTCGTGGTACGCGGGGAACTTGCCCTCGTTCTGTGCGCACGCGGCGGCGTTGGCGGCCTTGCGGGAGCCGCTGCCGCCCATGTTCCCGTCGATCAGGGTGGCGAGGTGGTACTCGACCTTCAGCTTTCCGGCCTCGGTCAGCTCGTGGATCGTCGCGCGGTAGGCGTCCTCGAAGGACTTGCAGGCCGGGCAGCGGAAGTCCTCCCACACGGAGAGGGTCGACTTGGCTCCGGCGTCCCCGACGGGGATCGCGAGGCTGTCCTCGCCGTTGGCCCCCGAGGGCGCGACGACCGGGCCGGCGGTGTCGGCGTCGTCCTTGCCCGCGTTCGCCGCCACGACGCCGATCACGGCGGCCAGTCCCAGTGCGCCCAGCACCGAGGCGCCCACGATCAGTGCCCGACGGCGCTTCTCGGCGGCCTTCTGCTTCTCGCGCTCCTCCGCCAGCCGTTCCCGGGCGGTGCGCTTTCCCTCACGGTTCTTCTCGCTCACATCCCGCAGAACGAACCGGGGAGGCGCACCGCGCCTCCCCGGTCCCACTTCCACCCGTTCGAGTGAGCGGATTGCCCGTTACGTCCAGCCATCCCGTACGAATAACGGGTGAACGTCACGAGCCCCCTCGGCGTGCCGGATGACCCGCCCGCCCACGTACCTGCTCACGCGCCCCGGCGCACGCCCTTCGCGAGGTCGCCCGCCAGCTCCCGTACGGCGTCCAGACCGGCCGCCTCGTCCGGCGCGTCCAGCATCCGCTTCACGAACGCGGACCCGACGATCACCCCGTCGGCGAACCCGGCGACCTCGGCCGCCTGCTCGGCGTCG of Streptomyces phaeolivaceus contains these proteins:
- a CDS encoding IS4 family transposase yields the protein MFAPGHLGELTRIIPFEMVDAVLAETGAVQQRLRKIPARVVVYLLLAAALFEDCGYLAVWRRLTAALETIPVVKITGAGLWDARRRLGVRPMRALFDLLRGPATVIRTRGARFKGLLAVAIDGTYLDVPDSPPHRARLGKGSNRFGTAGYPQICLTALVACGTRAILDAAFGPRSQGETGHGRRLMRSLHAGMIVLLDRGFSGNAFLTAVAATEASFLARITATRKPPVLARFGDGSHLSRFGALEVRIIECEITVTTSQGRRTGLYRLATNLLDHHRYPASDLVSLYHERWEVESAYFAIKKTMLGRRVLRSTTPPGIAQEVYALLSAYQALRIAIADATGATPGTDPDRASFSVALRCARDQIVQAAGIIAGTTIDLVGTIGRTVLEHLMPARRLRISPRAVKRPLSRYAYKSLNIDRRTYTATLSINILTPTISP
- the lgt gene encoding prolipoprotein diacylglyceryl transferase; the encoded protein is MELAYIPSPSRGVLYLGPVPLRGYAFCIIIGVFVAVWLGNKRWVARGGQAGTVADIAVWAVPFGLIGGRLYHVITDYELYFSEGRDWVDAFKVWEGGLGIWGAIALGAVGAWIGCRRRGIPLPAYADAVAPGIALAQAIGRWGNWFNQELYGKPTDLPWAVEITSSTDGRLPGTYHPTFLYESLWCIGVAVLVIWADRRFKLGHGRAFALYVAAYCAGRFWIEYMRVDEAHHILGMRLNNWTAIFVFVLAVIYIVLSARKRPGREEIVEPGVSDGDGGEGAAKDGESAPKDDDGSEAMESSEVVESSAEAESSAEAEASGSGGEKKAESVEKS
- a CDS encoding DsbA family protein, with amino-acid sequence MSEKNREGKRTARERLAEEREKQKAAEKRRRALIVGASVLGALGLAAVIGVVAANAGKDDADTAGPVVAPSGANGEDSLAIPVGDAGAKSTLSVWEDFRCPACKSFEDAYRATIHELTEAGKLKVEYHLATLIDGNMGGSGSRKAANAAACAQNEGKFPAYHDVLYQNQPPETDDAFADESRLLDLAKKVDGLDTAAFRTCVEDGTHNSWVAKSNEAFQKGGFSGTPSVFLNGTNIYADQSMTPAKLKQMVEARAAG